The following proteins are co-located in the Aggregicoccus sp. 17bor-14 genome:
- a CDS encoding DUF2135 domain-containing protein, translating into MVSLLLAALLAQAPVANPRQQGVPVGKGRTLPTVRLTAPTGGWTVDRMLTVAGSVSDTTIDPVVLSINGDRYLMRTFSGRFERKFPAASGKNVVTVLATNQAGTARAQATVYAQVPPVPLKAVLTSDTEGVYTDLHVYEPTKESVAPAPDGKGTVLDLKKMAHVYWADTNSPSGGTFYLNEQGGDFDDPAYGPYLYVHRAPPRGLYLIATNYWPSGDKAHTVATLNVALYEGTPSEVRRMVRVPLATRGTTRMLAWVNVLGDGKAEVYAPSQDPAPTSDAWPRNLQQAVDALTSGGVDSGD; encoded by the coding sequence ATGGTGTCCCTGCTGCTGGCCGCGCTGCTCGCGCAGGCCCCCGTCGCCAACCCGCGCCAGCAGGGCGTGCCCGTGGGCAAGGGGCGCACGCTGCCCACCGTGCGGCTCACGGCGCCCACCGGCGGCTGGACGGTGGACCGCATGCTGACGGTGGCGGGCAGCGTGAGCGACACCACCATCGACCCGGTGGTGCTGAGCATCAACGGCGACCGCTACCTCATGCGCACCTTCAGCGGGCGCTTCGAGCGCAAGTTCCCCGCGGCGAGCGGCAAGAACGTGGTGACGGTGCTGGCCACGAACCAGGCGGGCACGGCGCGCGCGCAGGCCACGGTGTACGCGCAGGTGCCGCCAGTGCCGCTCAAGGCGGTGCTCACCAGCGACACCGAGGGCGTGTACACGGACCTGCACGTGTACGAGCCCACGAAGGAGAGCGTGGCGCCCGCGCCGGACGGCAAGGGCACGGTGCTGGACCTCAAGAAGATGGCGCACGTGTACTGGGCGGACACGAACAGCCCGAGCGGCGGCACCTTCTACCTCAACGAGCAGGGCGGCGACTTCGACGACCCGGCCTACGGCCCCTACCTCTACGTGCACCGCGCGCCGCCGCGCGGCCTCTACCTCATCGCCACGAACTACTGGCCGAGCGGGGACAAGGCGCACACCGTGGCCACCCTCAACGTCGCGCTCTACGAGGGCACGCCCTCCGAGGTGCGGCGCATGGTGCGCGTGCCGCTCGCGACCCGCGGCACCACGCGCATGCTCGCGTGGGTGAACGTGCTCGGGGACGGCAAGGCGGAGGTGTACGCGCCATCGCAGGACCCCGCGCCCACCTCCGATGCCTGGCCGCGCAACCTCCAGCAGGCAGTGGACGCGCTCACCAGCGGCGGCGTGGACAGCGGCGACTAG
- a CDS encoding DUF1175 family protein encodes MHALPLLWLLLLQQAPAPSQAVRLRDELARVALAQVRAQDPAWQPSQRDCAGLVRFAFRTAYRRAAPTRLAQPLWRDAAGAPSDFADAETLLSRSFAPLGRGEAAREGLRSGDLVAFRMERDAGPVFHLMLVVRPEDRAHAPARVVYHPGERGAAVRTGRLDALATEAPREWRPVPENPAFVGFFRLKEWM; translated from the coding sequence ATGCACGCCCTCCCGCTCCTCTGGTTGCTGCTGCTGCAGCAGGCGCCTGCGCCTTCGCAGGCGGTGCGCCTGCGCGACGAGCTCGCGCGCGTGGCGCTCGCGCAGGTGCGCGCGCAGGACCCGGCGTGGCAACCCTCGCAGCGCGACTGCGCGGGCCTGGTGCGCTTCGCCTTCCGCACGGCCTACCGCCGCGCTGCCCCAACGCGCCTCGCGCAGCCCCTGTGGCGCGATGCCGCCGGCGCCCCGAGCGACTTCGCGGACGCGGAGACGCTGCTCTCGCGCTCCTTCGCGCCGCTCGGCCGCGGTGAGGCGGCGCGAGAGGGCCTGCGCTCCGGAGACCTCGTCGCCTTCCGCATGGAGCGCGACGCGGGGCCCGTCTTCCACCTGATGCTGGTGGTGCGCCCCGAGGACCGGGCGCATGCGCCGGCGCGCGTCGTCTACCACCCGGGGGAGCGGGGCGCCGCCGTGCGCACCGGGCGCCTCGACGCGCTCGCCACCGAGGCGCCGCGCGAGTGGCGCCCCGTGCCCGAGAACCCCGCCTTCGTCGGCTTCTTCCGTCTCAAGGAGTGGATGTGA